In Nicotiana tabacum cultivar K326 chromosome 21, ASM71507v2, whole genome shotgun sequence, one DNA window encodes the following:
- the LOC107785363 gene encoding uncharacterized protein LOC107785363, which translates to MEIESSAPQLVAKKLWKVVRIVFYMLRKGLSKSKLILDIQNSLQDMLKRGKIAGKAISNLMLHHQYLSSFTCKSNDVAMSTFVTRREYEFSCSNSPNFPLYFANKRRGNHRYKPEEIAVVQKVFEMLNTTTTNYDTVASPLALPGFGKTPMVRQLRITDSPFPLKDSEENTNSQVDKDAEEFIKNFYKDLKNQKRVAAFESPSPYHICARN; encoded by the coding sequence ATGGAAATCGAGTCAAGTGCACCTCAATTAGTAGCAAAAAAATTATGGAAAGTAGTGAGAATTGTTTTCTACATGTTGAGGAAAGGCTTATCAAAGAGCAAACTCATTCTTGACATACAAAATTCTCTTCAAGATATgttaaaaagaggaaaaattgctGGTAAGGCAATTAGCAATCTAATGTTACACCATCAATATTTATCTTCTTTCACTTGTAAATCCAATGATGTGGCCATGTCAACCTTTGTTACTCGTCGCGAATACGAATTTAGTTGCAGTAATAGCCCTAATTTCCCCCTCTATTTTGCCAACAAACGTAGGGGAAATCATCGGTATAAGCCAGAAGAAATAGCTGTGGTTCAGAAAGTATTTGAGATGTTGAATACCACAACTACAAATTATGATACTGTTGCTTCACCTTTGGCATTACCAGGATTTGGAAAAACTCCAATGGTTAGACAGTTAAGAATAACTGATTCACCATTTCCTTTAAAAGATTCAGAGGAGAATACTAATTCTCAAGTTGATAAAGATGCTGAAGAGTTTATTAAGAATTTTTACAAGGATTTGAAGAACCAGAAAAGGGTAGCAGCTTTTGAATCTCCATCTCCTTATCATATTTGTGCAAGAAATTAG